The Kiritimatiellia bacterium genome window below encodes:
- a CDS encoding tail fiber domain-containing protein — protein MKRGWLFAMVLTGMGAVVVQADAPAMIHYQGRLAEGSSLYSGPVRLVFRLYDAPTAGTQLHYSTNFATAVDGLYATVIGQYGVVGDLDAALTNVQVWLEVEVNGNILSPRERLMAVPYARAVHGMRVVQAHSIVLNAKGGTNSIAAGANYSSIGGGAENQIQMFSDYATISGGYQNQIQTDSDYATIGGGWSNQVQPDARLSTIGGGYLNQIQTNSSYATIGGGRGNRIQADSWYATIGGGNGNRIQADSWYATIGGGNGNQIQADSRYATIGGGNGNQIQTNSDYATIGGGDGNQIQTNSIYATIGGGRENKIQPETDYVALGGGYQNQIQTDSDYATIGGGGVNQIQSNSSYATIGGGFFNVIGPTSYYAVIPGGFNNRVGNNATGACAMGWLAHALHAGAFVWSDKSSGAPTASTNANSVTFRAAGGFRIFTSAAMTSGVAVAPGSGSWTSLSDKNAKEGFEPVNPKEVLEKVVELPIATWRYKGQPEQVRHMGPTAQDFYEAFGLGDAPGYGITTVDADGVLFAAVQALARQNERIARENEDLRRRIEELEKRIQGPVGGSF, from the coding sequence ATGAAACGAGGGTGGCTGTTCGCGATGGTGTTGACGGGCATGGGCGCAGTCGTGGTGCAGGCTGATGCGCCGGCGATGATTCATTATCAAGGTCGATTAGCGGAAGGATCGAGCCTGTACAGCGGGCCGGTGAGGCTGGTGTTTCGACTGTATGATGCGCCGACGGCGGGCACGCAGCTTCACTACAGCACGAATTTTGCGACGGCGGTAGACGGGCTGTATGCGACGGTGATCGGGCAATATGGCGTGGTGGGCGATCTGGATGCGGCGCTGACGAACGTGCAGGTGTGGCTCGAGGTGGAGGTCAACGGAAACATATTGAGCCCGAGGGAGCGATTGATGGCGGTGCCGTACGCGCGTGCAGTGCATGGGATGCGGGTTGTACAGGCACACAGCATCGTGCTCAATGCGAAGGGAGGAACAAACTCAATCGCGGCCGGTGCGAACTACTCGTCGATCGGCGGTGGTGCTGAGAATCAAATTCAGATGTTTTCGGACTACGCGACGATCAGCGGCGGTTATCAGAATCAAATTCAGACGGATTCGGACTACGCGACAATTGGCGGCGGTTGGTCAAATCAAGTTCAACCGGATGCACGGCTCTCGACGATCGGCGGCGGTTATTTGAATCAAATTCAGACAAATTCGAGCTACGCAACGATCGGCGGCGGTCGTGGGAATCGAATTCAGGCGGATTCGTGGTACGCAACGATCGGTGGCGGTAATGGGAATCGAATTCAGGCGGATTCGTGGTACGCAACGATCGGTGGCGGTAATGGGAATCAAATTCAGGCGGATTCGCGGTACGCAACGATCGGTGGCGGTAATGGGAATCAAATTCAGACGAATTCGGATTACGCTACGATCGGAGGCGGCGATGGTAATCAAATTCAGACGAATTCGATCTACGCGACGATCGGCGGGGGTCGGGAGAATAAAATTCAACCAGAAACGGATTACGTGGCGCTCGGCGGCGGTTATCAGAATCAAATTCAGACGGATTCTGACTATGCGACAATCGGTGGCGGCGGGGTGAATCAAATTCAGTCAAATTCGAGCTACGCAACGATCGGCGGCGGTTTTTTCAACGTTATTGGGCCAACTTCGTACTATGCGGTGATTCCCGGGGGATTTAATAATCGGGTGGGCAATAATGCAACAGGCGCATGTGCGATGGGTTGGCTGGCGCATGCTTTGCATGCGGGGGCGTTTGTATGGTCGGATAAGAGTTCAGGAGCACCTACTGCTTCCACGAATGCCAACTCGGTGACGTTCCGCGCGGCGGGGGGATTTCGGATCTTCACGTCGGCGGCGATGACCAGCGGAGTAGCGGTGGCGCCGGGGAGCGGGTCGTGGACGTCGCTAAGCGATAAGAATGCGAAAGAGGGATTTGAGCCGGTAAATCCTAAGGAGGTGTTGGAAAAGGTTGTGGAATTGCCGATCGCGACGTGGCGGTACAAGGGGCAGCCGGAACAGGTAAGGCACATGGGGCCGACGGCGCAGGATTTTTATGAGGCGTTTGGGTTAGGCGACGCACCGGGGTATGGGATTACGACGGTAGATGCCGACGGGGTGCTTTTCGCCGCCGTGCAGGCGCTGGCGAGGCAGAACGAGCGAATCGCGCGGGAAAACGAGGACCTGCGCCGACGGATCGAGGAACTCGAAAAACGAATCCAGGGGCCTGTAGGCGGATCATTTTGA
- a CDS encoding DUF2294 domain-containing protein: MPESRGELEARITEAFVKFEREYMGRGPAAARTYLIDDMVLVRLQGVITRAEHHLAAADPTGRGRDLIKQTRLELLEKARPEIEKLIADILGRRIKSLHTDISVKSGERIILLTLESPPNL, encoded by the coding sequence ATGCCCGAATCCCGCGGTGAGCTCGAAGCGCGCATCACGGAGGCCTTCGTCAAATTCGAGCGCGAATACATGGGCCGCGGACCCGCGGCCGCGCGGACCTACCTGATTGACGACATGGTCCTCGTGCGACTGCAGGGCGTCATCACTCGCGCTGAGCACCACCTCGCCGCTGCGGATCCGACTGGGCGCGGGCGCGACCTGATCAAGCAAACCCGGCTTGAATTGCTGGAAAAGGCGCGCCCGGAGATCGAGAAGCTCATCGCCGACATCCTCGGCCGCCGCATCAAGAGCCTACACACCGACATCAGCGTCAAATCCGGCGAGCGCATCATCCTGCTGACCCTCGAGTCGCCGCCCAACCTGTAG
- a CDS encoding UvrB/UvrC motif-containing protein, which translates to MNFDLDAVLNDWPYDPNSVNARWIVARDGSRKLQLRLDLGILQMEPTGRPDGQRPYGFETLLDYYASREQVEGTDVQGFSLDPSACAELQQEAAQFYYRYISLYALRDLDGVVADTEHALGILELVARHVEDGELVWQFIQFYPYIRMMHARALAERAAEKRDYDAAIRDLEEGIEDIREFWRENGSEDDIAESREIELLTDLLSDMRGSRPRSEIDRLQDELMRAIAAENYEKAARLRDALKLLRNS; encoded by the coding sequence ATGAATTTCGACCTGGATGCGGTACTGAACGACTGGCCTTACGATCCCAACTCGGTCAATGCGCGCTGGATCGTCGCGCGGGATGGCTCGCGGAAATTGCAGCTCCGTCTCGACCTCGGGATTCTCCAGATGGAGCCCACAGGTCGGCCCGACGGACAACGGCCCTACGGGTTCGAAACGCTCCTCGACTACTACGCCAGCCGCGAACAGGTCGAGGGAACGGACGTACAGGGGTTCTCGCTCGACCCATCCGCCTGCGCGGAGTTGCAGCAGGAAGCCGCCCAGTTTTATTACCGCTACATCTCCCTTTACGCGCTGCGGGACCTCGATGGCGTCGTCGCCGACACGGAACACGCCCTCGGCATCCTCGAGCTCGTCGCCCGGCATGTCGAAGACGGCGAACTGGTCTGGCAGTTCATTCAGTTTTATCCCTATATCCGGATGATGCACGCCCGTGCCCTTGCCGAGCGCGCAGCCGAAAAACGCGACTACGACGCGGCCATTCGCGACCTCGAGGAGGGGATTGAAGACATCCGCGAATTCTGGCGCGAAAACGGAAGCGAGGACGACATCGCCGAGTCGCGTGAAATCGAGCTGTTGACCGATCTGCTCAGCGACATGCGTGGATCGCGCCCGCGCTCGGAAATCGACCGACTCCAGGACGAGCTCATGCGCGCCATCGCCGCGGAAAATTATGAGAAGGCGGCAAGACTTCGCGATGCGCTGAAGCTGCTGCGCAACTCTTGA
- a CDS encoding heparinase II/III-family protein, with the protein MNLADLRHFIRSPYARRPSLLALKLAGRLGISRPLRWETSPKPYREPEALAPLLFAWLDRLHLTGRPMPSNRIWGSDWAEADLLRLCREGPAPGRGLAADARTLWEYGRAHHAAQTAAWARRQGSSDEEAMRLAGWIRQWEANNPFPDGAAWLCSMDVAIRAVNWMAADVLLGGRLRQAFGEDEWSASLWNHARCIWHRLETRLILSNHYIANLLGLAWLGAAFCDTAPGARWLELARLEFPSALRTQCRRDGGAIEASVPYHGLYAELALLSLPLLGNDATRRSEPVLQALCRVCAAMRRPVGDWWRIGDDDSGRVLRWDPLAQESRADQILALAETVMVNAFPRAEPAGSLFEDSGWWSSRHPGGFCACLSFGGVGFHGWGGHAHNDRLSICVDDDRQPIFVDPGTFVYSADPAARLRYRSVLAHNTLFADGHEHRKLSPPDSDHLFVLRGSDRAAHVVEHGPFRIAVEDDIPAEGERVRVHRAVWIHEESVEIRDRIFGTSPHLLCWRFHLDPAISLEPTERGWILASPSRRYRFTVAEPLELQVEIGRVSPEYGREEPASVLVAARRGALPASATWRLERIG; encoded by the coding sequence ATGAACCTTGCCGATCTGCGCCATTTCATCCGCTCGCCTTACGCGAGGCGTCCTTCGCTTCTCGCCCTCAAGCTTGCCGGACGCCTCGGTATAAGTCGGCCGCTCCGATGGGAAACATCGCCCAAACCCTACCGCGAGCCAGAGGCGTTGGCGCCCTTGCTGTTCGCATGGCTGGACCGCCTTCACCTCACCGGCCGGCCCATGCCGTCAAACCGAATCTGGGGAAGCGACTGGGCGGAGGCCGATCTGCTCCGCCTGTGCCGCGAAGGGCCCGCGCCGGGCCGGGGTCTCGCCGCTGATGCCAGAACTCTCTGGGAATACGGACGCGCCCACCATGCTGCGCAGACTGCCGCATGGGCCCGCCGTCAAGGCTCCTCGGACGAAGAAGCCATGCGTCTGGCTGGCTGGATCCGACAATGGGAGGCGAATAACCCGTTCCCAGACGGCGCCGCCTGGCTTTGCAGCATGGACGTTGCCATCCGGGCCGTCAATTGGATGGCCGCCGATGTGCTCCTCGGGGGACGACTTCGCCAGGCATTCGGGGAGGACGAGTGGAGCGCCAGCCTGTGGAATCATGCGCGTTGCATCTGGCACCGCCTCGAAACTCGGCTTATCCTCTCCAATCACTACATTGCAAACCTGCTAGGGCTGGCATGGCTTGGAGCGGCCTTTTGCGATACAGCGCCCGGCGCGAGGTGGCTGGAGTTAGCCCGACTCGAATTCCCCTCCGCGCTCCGGACCCAATGCCGCCGCGACGGCGGCGCAATCGAAGCCTCCGTGCCCTACCACGGACTCTATGCGGAGCTCGCCCTGCTCAGCCTGCCGCTGCTCGGAAACGACGCCACCCGACGCTCGGAACCTGTTCTGCAGGCCCTATGCCGAGTCTGTGCCGCCATGCGCCGGCCGGTCGGTGATTGGTGGCGAATCGGGGATGACGACAGCGGTCGGGTCCTCCGATGGGACCCACTCGCCCAAGAGAGTCGCGCCGATCAAATCCTCGCGCTCGCAGAGACCGTGATGGTCAACGCGTTCCCACGCGCCGAGCCAGCCGGATCTCTCTTCGAGGACAGCGGGTGGTGGTCATCCCGCCATCCGGGCGGCTTCTGCGCCTGTCTGTCCTTCGGCGGTGTCGGGTTCCATGGCTGGGGCGGGCACGCCCACAATGATCGGCTCTCGATTTGCGTGGACGACGATCGGCAACCGATTTTTGTGGATCCCGGAACCTTTGTGTACTCCGCAGACCCCGCCGCCCGACTCCGATATCGTTCCGTTCTGGCGCACAACACCCTGTTCGCGGACGGCCACGAACACAGGAAGCTATCGCCACCGGACTCGGACCACCTCTTCGTGCTTCGCGGCTCAGACCGCGCGGCGCATGTCGTGGAACATGGGCCGTTCCGGATCGCCGTCGAGGACGACATTCCGGCGGAAGGCGAGCGGGTGCGAGTCCATCGGGCCGTATGGATCCACGAGGAATCCGTCGAGATCCGCGACCGCATTTTTGGAACCAGCCCCCATCTCCTGTGCTGGCGGTTCCATCTCGACCCAGCGATTTCGCTGGAGCCTACGGAGCGTGGCTGGATCCTCGCCTCACCCTCGCGCCGCTACCGATTCACCGTTGCAGAGCCGCTGGAATTGCAGGTCGAGATCGGGAGAGTCTCCCCTGAGTACGGTCGGGAAGAGCCCGCGTCAGTCCTTGTCGCGGCCCGACGCGGAGCCCTCCCTGCATCCGCGACGTGGCGGCTCGAGCGCATCGGCTGA
- a CDS encoding glycosyltransferase has translation MKRVLIVFHSFDAWEMGAIRIRRIARHLGRFGFEPLVLTSPATGNSTADIPESVRILRANALDLAELYGRLRGARATHQAGSGRINRDIGLTTAINRWLMVPDKQIPWKSPALRLARELLRREPVDLIFGSLAPRTNLLVATQLAREFRLPCAVEFRDLWTANMYRHLDQPTRLHRALHARLERRVIRAADRVFALSQALADRLGAAHRENLRAPVETHYNFFDPAEFEGLPARHRGPGSPFIISYVGQFYIRRDPAPFFQGLRRFIDAYRLTPDQFRFRWAGASFGLAHLEDTIRSLQLDPYIDYLGHRAHREALALLCDSDLALIVQAPGDAVHVPGKLFEPLGARVPILAVSEPCETADLVLKTRAGFVAPHDPDAIAAALGEARRWSQSGRPWEYDETQRARFSVDGALSRLAASFEDLLAETANRR, from the coding sequence ATGAAGCGCGTACTGATCGTCTTCCATTCGTTCGATGCCTGGGAAATGGGCGCCATCCGAATACGTCGAATCGCCCGACACCTTGGCCGTTTCGGCTTTGAACCGCTGGTCCTCACCTCCCCCGCCACGGGAAATTCGACGGCCGACATTCCCGAATCCGTTCGCATCCTTCGCGCGAATGCCCTTGACCTTGCCGAACTCTACGGCCGCCTCCGCGGCGCGCGCGCCACCCATCAAGCCGGCAGCGGGCGCATCAATCGCGATATCGGGCTCACCACCGCCATCAACCGTTGGCTCATGGTCCCAGACAAGCAAATTCCATGGAAATCACCCGCACTGCGGCTGGCCCGCGAACTGCTCCGCCGCGAACCGGTGGACCTGATCTTCGGCTCCCTCGCTCCGCGAACCAACCTTCTCGTCGCGACGCAACTAGCCCGAGAATTCAGGCTGCCCTGCGCGGTCGAATTCCGTGATTTGTGGACGGCCAACATGTACCGCCATCTTGACCAGCCCACCCGCCTGCACCGCGCCCTCCACGCTCGGCTTGAGCGGCGCGTGATCCGTGCTGCCGACCGCGTGTTTGCACTGTCCCAAGCCCTCGCCGACCGCCTTGGCGCGGCGCATCGCGAAAACCTGCGGGCCCCTGTTGAAACTCATTATAATTTTTTCGATCCTGCCGAATTCGAAGGGTTGCCCGCGCGCCACCGGGGCCCGGGATCTCCTTTCATCATCTCCTACGTCGGACAATTCTACATCCGCCGCGACCCCGCCCCGTTCTTTCAAGGTCTGCGCCGCTTTATTGACGCGTACCGCCTCACGCCCGACCAATTCCGGTTTCGCTGGGCCGGGGCCTCGTTCGGGCTTGCCCACCTCGAGGACACCATTCGATCCCTCCAGCTCGATCCATACATCGATTATCTCGGGCATCGAGCCCATCGGGAAGCCCTCGCTCTTCTCTGTGATAGCGACCTGGCGCTGATCGTCCAAGCGCCGGGGGACGCCGTGCACGTCCCGGGCAAGCTCTTCGAGCCGTTAGGCGCGCGCGTCCCGATCCTCGCCGTCAGCGAACCTTGCGAAACCGCGGACCTTGTTTTGAAAACGCGCGCCGGATTCGTCGCGCCCCACGACCCAGATGCCATCGCTGCCGCCCTTGGCGAGGCCCGCCGGTGGTCGCAATCGGGACGCCCGTGGGAATATGACGAAACTCAGCGCGCCCGCTTCAGCGTAGATGGCGCTCTTTCGAGGCTGGCGGCCTCTTTTGAGGATCTCCTCGCGGAGACCGCAAATCGCCGATGA
- a CDS encoding PD-(D/E)XK nuclease family protein, translating to MPELKNEFSWSTSRASMFSACPRQYYYHYYGSWGGWSPDADPKARTLYILKKLMTRQQWIGATVHNCLRWMLTTLRDEGALPPEEVTLRHLGRRLEKDYQESGEGLYWDEPKKYVGLIEHEYEELDVDESRWRSLMQRAMEMVGRLYRSDILRELTSLPRSAWLDIEKLASFTVDDVKVYVQIDCAHRRSDDIRVIDWKTGRSAAEETRSQLTLYAWFASQNWNKTPQHIEAGEYNLRDGAWQSFRFEVGDFEAQRARILESAASMRALLDDAERNLASEPKFPLAETEEPCRACPFRRVCPRFAEST from the coding sequence ATGCCGGAGTTGAAAAATGAATTCTCGTGGTCGACTTCCAGGGCGTCCATGTTTTCCGCCTGCCCCCGCCAATACTATTATCATTACTACGGCTCATGGGGAGGATGGTCACCCGATGCGGACCCCAAGGCGCGCACGCTGTACATTTTGAAGAAACTGATGACTCGGCAACAGTGGATCGGCGCAACGGTCCACAACTGCCTCCGCTGGATGTTGACCACTTTGCGGGATGAGGGCGCGCTGCCGCCAGAAGAAGTCACGCTACGCCATTTGGGTCGACGTCTGGAAAAGGATTATCAGGAATCCGGCGAAGGCCTGTATTGGGATGAACCCAAAAAGTATGTCGGCTTGATCGAACATGAATATGAAGAACTGGACGTCGACGAATCCCGCTGGCGCTCGCTAATGCAGCGGGCGATGGAAATGGTCGGCCGACTCTACCGAAGCGACATTCTCCGTGAATTGACGTCGTTGCCTCGCTCGGCGTGGCTCGACATCGAGAAACTGGCTTCGTTCACCGTCGACGACGTGAAAGTGTACGTGCAGATCGACTGCGCCCATCGCCGCAGTGACGACATCCGCGTCATCGACTGGAAAACCGGCAGGTCGGCCGCGGAAGAGACCCGATCCCAGCTCACCCTTTACGCCTGGTTTGCATCCCAAAATTGGAACAAAACGCCGCAACACATCGAAGCGGGCGAATACAACCTCCGCGACGGCGCGTGGCAGAGCTTCCGATTCGAAGTCGGCGACTTCGAGGCGCAGCGTGCCCGAATCCTCGAAAGCGCCGCGTCTATGCGGGCGCTCCTTGATGATGCCGAACGAAATTTGGCGTCGGAGCCGAAGTTCCCCCTCGCGGAGACTGAAGAACCGTGCCGCGCCTGCCCCTTCCGCCGAGTCTGTCCTCGTTTCGCCGAATCAACATGA
- a CDS encoding DUF5989 family protein, which produces MRVIKYIGRLIGEFFEFAWQNKAWWIIPIVLVLLILAAFIVTGSSVAPFIYTLF; this is translated from the coding sequence ATGCGAGTCATAAAGTACATAGGCCGGTTGATCGGCGAATTTTTTGAGTTTGCCTGGCAAAACAAGGCTTGGTGGATCATCCCTATCGTCTTGGTCTTGCTGATCCTGGCGGCGTTCATCGTAACCGGCTCGAGCGTCGCGCCGTTCATTTACACGCTCTTTTGA
- a CDS encoding MBL fold metallo-hydrolase translates to MVGLSVGPFASNCYLLWRRGDSRALVVDPGDDAAEIASALKKRDLVVERYLITHGHVDHVTALADLCDAFPAPVSMHPLDSAWAFTERNTLPPFYPQPPRPAPIDRELGDGQTWADAGFTYTVLHTPGHSRGSVSFHFPEPGWLFPGDVLFCGSVGRTDLPGGDWLTLQKSLRRLMTLPDATRVFPGHGPETTISQERVSNPFLRID, encoded by the coding sequence GTGGTCGGTCTCTCCGTTGGGCCTTTCGCGTCTAACTGTTATCTTCTTTGGCGGCGAGGCGATTCGCGCGCGCTCGTGGTTGATCCGGGCGACGACGCGGCAGAGATCGCCTCGGCGCTAAAGAAGCGCGATTTGGTCGTCGAACGATATCTGATCACGCACGGTCATGTGGACCATGTGACCGCCTTGGCCGACTTGTGCGATGCCTTTCCCGCGCCAGTTTCAATGCATCCGCTGGATTCAGCCTGGGCGTTTACGGAGCGCAACACCTTGCCGCCCTTTTATCCGCAGCCGCCGAGGCCGGCGCCGATTGACCGCGAACTCGGTGATGGGCAAACGTGGGCGGACGCCGGCTTCACGTACACGGTGCTTCACACGCCGGGCCATTCGCGGGGTAGCGTCAGTTTTCATTTTCCGGAGCCCGGATGGCTTTTCCCAGGCGATGTGCTCTTTTGCGGCTCTGTCGGCCGCACCGATCTGCCGGGAGGCGATTGGTTGACGTTGCAAAAGTCGCTGCGGCGATTGATGACGCTACCAGACGCGACCCGAGTGTTTCCCGGCCATGGGCCGGAAACAACGATCTCACAGGAGAGAGTATCAAATCCTTTTTTGCGGATCGATTGA
- the mvaD gene encoding diphosphomevalonate decarboxylase, protein PTVFFRVETRNSIPTAAGLASSASGFAALALALNDFFGWDLPHNHLSILARLGSGSACRSIFLGFVEWEAGADEDGMDSFAVPLSTQWPELRIGVLTISEDQKAISSREAMKRTRRTSSLYESWPVKVAHDLALIKEAIEGRNFELLGQTAESNALAMHATALAAWPPILFWHPRTVSIIHDIWALRENGLPIYFTIDAGPNIKLLFPQTIENEVRNVFPDATVIAPFSDPAQTAKTTTPSPAQPSTPT, encoded by the coding sequence CGCCGACGGTCTTTTTCCGAGTGGAAACGCGGAATTCCATCCCGACGGCGGCCGGATTGGCCTCCTCGGCGTCGGGATTCGCCGCGCTCGCCCTCGCCTTGAATGACTTCTTCGGGTGGGATCTTCCCCATAACCATCTTTCGATCCTCGCCCGTTTGGGCAGCGGCAGCGCCTGCCGGTCCATCTTCCTCGGCTTTGTGGAATGGGAAGCCGGCGCAGATGAGGATGGCATGGACAGTTTTGCCGTACCGCTTTCCACACAGTGGCCGGAGCTCCGTATCGGTGTGCTCACCATCTCGGAGGATCAAAAGGCCATCAGTTCTCGCGAGGCCATGAAACGGACGCGGCGAACCTCATCCCTTTATGAATCGTGGCCCGTCAAGGTCGCACACGATCTGGCCCTCATCAAGGAGGCAATCGAAGGCAGGAATTTTGAACTGCTGGGTCAAACGGCCGAATCCAATGCGCTGGCCATGCACGCCACCGCGCTCGCGGCCTGGCCGCCAATCCTGTTCTGGCATCCGCGCACGGTCAGCATCATCCATGACATCTGGGCGCTGCGCGAGAACGGCCTGCCCATTTACTTCACCATCGACGCCGGACCCAACATCAAGTTGCTTTTCCCCCAAACGATCGAAAACGAGGTTCGAAATGTTTTTCCAGACGCGACGGTAATCGCCCCATTCTCCGACCCCGCACAGACAGCCAAAACGACAACCCCGTCGCCCGCCCAGCCATCCACCCCGACCTGA